In the Brachyhypopomus gauderio isolate BG-103 chromosome 4, BGAUD_0.2, whole genome shotgun sequence genome, one interval contains:
- the mpc2b gene encoding mitochondrial pyruvate carrier 2b, translating to MALAGLRASLHRALDRVEVLLPATLKPLYNHPAGPKTVFFWAPMFKWGLVLAGLADLTRPADKLSTSQSAVLTATGLIWSRYSLVIIPKNWNLFAVNFFVGSAGGSQLYRIWKYKQEQKAKEGATEA from the exons ATGGCGCTTGCGGGGCTGAGAGCCTCCCTGCACCGGGCGCTGGacagggtggaggtgctgctGCCCGCCACACTGAAGCCCCTCTACAACCACCCCGCAG GTCCGAAGACTGTTTTCTTCTGGGCGCCAATGTTTAAATGG GGTTTGGTGCTGGCCGGTCTAGCAGACTTGACTCGACCCGCTGACAAACTTAGTACATCCCAGTCTGCTGTCCTGACCGCCACAG GTCTTATTTGGTCCAGGTATTCCCTTGTTATTATACCTAAGAACTGGAATCTCTTTGCTGTCAACTTCTTTGTTGGAAGTGCGGGTGGATCTCAACTCTACCGAATATGGAA ATACAAACAAGAACAGAAAGCAAAGGAGGGAGCTACAGAGGCCTGA